GGGTCATGGCTCAACAGAAACGACTCCTGATCCCTGTTCTTCAAACCCCAGCCAGCTGATCGGGACCCATTTGCCGTGCTATTCGTAGGTGAGTTTTCCTCGTGTGAGCCAGATGCCCCATGATTTGGAGTAGGCGTGTATCGCGTCTGTTTCAGCACCGTCCTCAGTCACAACAGGGTGCCTTGTGTTAACCCATTGGAAGATGCCGCCATAGACATTGACGACATGGGTGTATCCTTGCTGGAGCAGTTGTTCTGCAATTCGTTCACTGCGGTATCCCACCGAACAATAGACTGCCACTGGTGCGTGCGTATCAACTCCAACCAGGCGGGCAAGGTCAAAATCATCGTAGCCCACCCACGTTGCTCCTGCAATATGACTCACCTCAAATTCTCGGTATGCACGGGCATCGAGTAGGCGATATTGACCCGATTCGACCTGGTTGACCGACACTTCGGGTACGCTGTGCGACAACAGGGTGGACAGCAGCAAGTCATAGGCCGTATCACTCACATGGGTCGGCGCGTGGAGGTGACGTCCCCACAAAATGAGGAGCACTCCCAGCACGACCATTCCAAGAATCATGGGATAGCGCATCGGCAACCATCGCTGGAATAGGATCGAGGTTTCCGCCATGGGGGCATGGTACAGTCAAATGTCGAGGATGAACTGCAGCGGCGTCAGTGTTCAAGAGCCTTTCGGGCGTCCCCGAGGGCGCAAGGTTGATTCCATGCCAAATCGTTTGGCCATCCGTTGCACCCAGCCTTCTTCACCGAAGGGGCGACCACGCTGCACGCTCAACCGGAGCGCGTCCAATTCCTCGCCGGTTTCAGGACGATTCACCCGTGCCACCCAATTGCGTGGTAGGTCCACCGGCCAGTCACTCAGCCAGGTCGTGAGTTTGGGGTCGCCTTGGGCTCGCCTCCACAAACTGGACCAGCGCCAGTTCTCAGCCTGCCTGACCAACTTGGCTCGCAGCGCATTACGCTCCACGTAGCGGGCAACCGTCAAGAAATGCGCATCGGTTTGGACTGGAAACGATCTGAAGCGGCCTTGATAGACAGGGCCAGTGCCGGCAGTGTCATGGTGTGAATGCCAGCGTTGGGTGTGGGTGACGGTAATCCAGCGGAGCACTTCGGAGAGTTCTCCGTCCTGCCGAGGCCAGAGCAGGAGATGCCAGTGAGTCGGCATCAGGCAATAGGCGGCAATGCGAATGCGAGAATTGGCCTGGGCTTCGGCCAGAACCTGTTCAAATGCGGCATAGTCGGCAGGTTCCTCGAACAGGGGGAGGCGTCCCACTCGACGATTCAGGACATGGTAGGCGAGGGCGCCGGCAACGAGTCGGGGACGACGTGGCATAGGGAATCTTCTAACGGACCCATGACGAGGCTGTCAAGTTAAGACTCCCGACCCGGTTTCTATACGATTAGCGCACGACAGCGGTCTGAGATTCTCGGGCCGCCAGGCTTTTGCGGCGGTTGTTGGAAATGGTGCGGTCAATAATCGCACCACAGTTCATGCATTTCCATGCATAGAACACGAGAAAGAAATCCGAAAACCGCTCCAACATCATCATCCCTTTGCACTTCGGACATTCCATGGATCCCTCCCAAGGTGGCTACGTTCACAGCTGGTGGCAAATCTAAGCAAAAACCACACCAGTTCAACATACTTAAGTATTTCAACGCTTTAGTACTTACGTAGTTGACCAGGATAGACTATTTCCAAAACATTGACGGTGCTCAAGAGATCAACTTGTCAATCTTTTGTCACCTTGTACACGTAAGAAGAGGGTCGGGAGTCTTTATTAAAGAGTTGTTATGAAGCAAGCTAGCGGCAATAAGAAAAGAGTCCCGACCCTTTTTAATCATCCCATGGGTGGATCTAGCGGTCTGGCGCGAGGGTGTTCTGGCCAGCAGTACATGCCAGGCGTGAGGGGATCTCAAGCTGGCCGGCTGAGCGGAAGCCCCAGGCGGTAGCGAGGGCTTGGCAAGTCAGGTGCCGAATGGTCTGCTCGTTACGTTCGATGCAGTGCGGGTAATGAGCACCGCCTCGTAGGACTCTTGCTCCTCGTTCTACTGAAAGGCCCTGAACATCGACGGTAATGTTGAAGAATGCGCCACAGCTCGCTTGGATCAATGCCCCGTCCTTTCGTTCTTCCCGCTCCAGGATGAGCACAAATGCGGCATTCACCTCTGCCGCGGCCACAAGCGCCACCTGGCGATCCGATGGAGGATAGGGAATCTGAGAGGGCATGAAGATGTTGGAATAGTGATGAGACCGGAGCCATTCGTGAGCTACATGGGCCAGGAGCGGGTCTCCCCAGATCAGGATGCGCTGCTGCGCACTTGGCAACAGTGTATGGGAGCCGTTGGTGATGGGAAAGTGGACGCCGGAGGGAGGTGGTGTAGAGGAGCATCCTTCCAGAATGAGCAGGATGGAGGGGAGGCACGCGAGTGTGATGGCTAAGCCGATGCGATATCGTCGTCCCACAGTCTCGGAGTATAACAAACAAGAAGGGTGGGGCAGGTGAGTGAAGATGGTAAGAGAAGCTCGGTTATTTGGATTCACCAAGCCCAGGCAGCTCACCACGGCCCCCCGTACTTGACTCTGAAGCATGTGTAGCTAAAATGTCTTCTGGCCTTTATCGGCCTGGCCAGGATTGGATCGGTACGGTAGAGATGGCATTTTGTGGCGATCCCTCAATCACTCGATCGCTATAGGCAAGATAAATGTAGGTCTGGCGCTTTTTGTCAAAAAACCGGACAACCTGGAGGCTCTTAAAAATCAGGGACCGACTCTCACTGAACACCCGTTCCC
This Nitrospira sp. DNA region includes the following protein-coding sequences:
- a CDS encoding rhodanese-like domain-containing protein; translation: MAETSILFQRWLPMRYPMILGMVVLGVLLILWGRHLHAPTHVSDTAYDLLLSTLLSHSVPEVSVNQVESGQYRLLDARAYREFEVSHIAGATWVGYDDFDLARLVGVDTHAPVAVYCSVGYRSERIAEQLLQQGYTHVVNVYGGIFQWVNTRHPVVTEDGAETDAIHAYSKSWGIWLTRGKLTYE